The DNA sequence GGCTGGCGACGTACGCCTCACCGTGCCGCATGCGTCATCTCCCCCGCGGGCCCTCCGAACGGCACACCCGTCCGCGCCGCTCCCGCCGCACTCTTATAGCAGACGCGACATCATGCGGTCCCAGAGGACTTCGTAGGACTGCTCGATCGCGGCGTCCAGCGTCCGATACGACCCTTCCGCGTAGACCAGCGGCATCGCGGCGGGGCCCAACTGGACCAAGGTGACCTCCCCGATCACGACGGAGTGGGTGTAGGCCTCAAAGTGCTGGCGCACCGTGCAGTCGAGGTGTGCGAGCGCGCCGCGGAGGACCGGGGTGTGCGCCCCGCCCGACCCAGAGATCCACTCCGGCTGCAACGTCTTTTCGGCTCCGGGGCGGCTGCAGTGCGTCGCGAGGTGCTCCTGCCCCAGGGCGAGGAGGTTGATGCCGAACCGTCCGCCCTGGGTGATCGCGGCGTGCGCTCGGGCGTCCCGGTTGACGCAGACAATCACCGAGGGAGGCGCGATGGAGAGCGAACAGACCGCGGTCGCCGTCATCCCGCTGGGGTGGCCGGCGGCATCCAGATAGGTGATGACCGTGACCGCCGCCGGATACCGTCGGAACGCCCGGCGGAAACGGTCGCGTAGATCGTCTCCCGCTTCGTCGATCGCCATCGCTCTGCGTTAGGAGTTCGCCCGCATATCGGGTCCCCCTCCCTCGCGGCCCGACGCGGCCCGACGCGGCCCGGCATTCGCCGTCCGGCGGATCATGACGCCACGTGAGGCGAAGCATCGCGCGAAGCGCGGCGTCGGGGATGAGTACCGGGGCCGGTTTCCACGCGTGGGCCTTCCACCGCGCCGGTCGATCCGGAAGGATCCCCCCTCCCTTGTGCTCAGAGCCTCACGGCCGCGCGGGGGCCGGTGAACGCGGGTAGGATCCGAGCACCCGGAGGAAGGTCGTCTGCCGCCTCAGGTCGTCGAGGGCCTCCCCGACCTGAGGGTCCTCCACATGGCCGTCGATGTCGACATAAAATGAATAGTCCCA is a window from the bacterium genome containing:
- a CDS encoding flavin reductase family protein, producing MAIDEAGDDLRDRFRRAFRRYPAAVTVITYLDAAGHPSGMTATAVCSLSIAPPSVIVCVNRDARAHAAITQGGRFGINLLALGQEHLATHCSRPGAEKTLQPEWISGSGGAHTPVLRGALAHLDCTVRQHFEAYTHSVVIGEVTLVQLGPAAMPLVYAEGSYRTLDAAIEQSYEVLWDRMMSRLL